The following are from one region of the Neurospora crassa OR74A linkage group III, whole genome shotgun sequence genome:
- a CDS encoding siderophore iron transporter mirC, with the protein MRPDDDEIGSPLLHGHFSTEHLEVGSDGGDYGTAITPLYESDCATPGSDIQEGVRQIEAVSRTWTKSALIVAYMSIFLIAFTTSLEGQVTYALTAFAVSSFNNHSLLSTVSVVQNVVNAVIKPPMAKIADVFGRLEAFAISIVLCVLGYILMAASKNVETYASAQIFYAAGSTGLQILQQVFIADTSSFLNRALFSSLPDSPFLVTVWIGPLIASAILASTTWRWGYGMWALILPVAFLPLALSLYLNRRKAEALGILKPKHYRSNNNHGTTKTKIRHILLRDLDIIGTLLFSAGLSLILIPLTLISRSPQGWRDPKLLPMIILGTFLLILFPLWESRPNLAPHPLLPLDLLKSRTFVAGCSLGFFYFMIFYIAVQPYFYSYLLVALNLPVNRAGQITQTFSFASTIAAILASLGIRQSRSPRPRPFIITGALLYTFAIVILLMTRTKGVSIHSLFSAQAVLGAGAGLMHVATQLAVQASCGDKHAHVGVATAAFLTLVEVGAAVGAAFSGVIWGRLIPRKLVAYLPDALKGEAKKIYASVVVARSYPWGSVEREAIARAYQETVTVLLKFALVWCVPLLVVALFVGDYRLGEGGKWEVWNGRGLVVGTGEEEIDERARRMEERVEWWRFWVWMGKGRGYYKRMRPGRRL; encoded by the exons ATGAggcccgacgacgacgagataGGGTCACCTCTCTTACACGGCCACTTCTCAACAGAACATCTCGAGGTCGGCAGTGACGGAGGAGACTATGGCACGGCTATTACCCCTCTGTACGAGAGTGATTGCGCTACGCCCGGATCCGACATTCAGGAAGGAGTGAGACAGATTGAAGCTGTCTCGAGGACGTGGACCAAGTCTGCTTTGATTGTAGCTTATATGAG CATCTTTCTCATCGCTTTCACAACGTCACTCGAGGGTCAGGTCACATATGCATTAACGGCTTTCGCTGTTAGCTCCTTCAATAACCACTCTCTGTTGTCGACTGTGTCTGTTGTTCAAAATGTTGTCAATG CCGTCATCAAACCCCCTATGGCCAAGATCGCCGATGTCTTTGGCCGTCTCGAGGCCTTTGCTATTTCCATCGTCCTTTGCGTACTTGGCTACATCCTCATGGCAGCCTCCAAGAACGTGGAAACCTACGCTTCGGCACAAATCTTCTACGCGGCTGGCTCAACGGGTCTGCAGATTCTCCAGCAGGTCTTCATTGCAGATACCAGCTCTTTCCTCAACCGAGCCCTCTTCTCCAGTCTGCCAGACAGCCCCTTTCTGGTCACGGTTTGGATCGGTCCGCTGATAGCGTCAGCCATTCTGGCATCGACAACCTGGCGATGGGGCTATGGCATGTGGGCGCTCATCCTGCCCGTTGCCTTTCTCCCTTTGGCCTTGAGTCTGTACCTCAACCGCCGGAAAGCTGAAGCACTGGGGATCCTCAAGCCAAAGCACTATCGCAGCAACAATAACCACGgcaccaccaagaccaagatccgccacatcctcctccgcgACCTCGACATCATCGGCACTCTCCTCTTCAGCGCTGGCCTTTCCCTGATCCTGATCCCCTTGACCCTCATCTCCCGCTCCCCCCAGGGCTGGCGCGACCCTAAGCTCCTCCCTATGATTATCCTCGgcaccttcctcctcatcctcttccccctctgGGAATCCCGCCCCAACCTCGCTCCTCACCCCCTTTTGCCCCTGGACCTCCTCAAATCCCGCACTTTCGTCGCCGGCTGCAGCCTAGGGTTCTTCTACTTCATGATCTTCTACATCGCAGTCCAGCCCTACTTCTACTCCTACCTCCTCGTGGCTCTCAACCTCCCCGTCAACCGCGCCGGCCAAATTACCCAGACTTTTAGTTTCGCCTCCACTATCGCCGCCATCCTGGCCTCCCTCGGCATCCGCCAAAGTCGATCCCCACGCCCCCGACcgttcatcatcaccggcgcCTTACTGTACACCTtcgccatcgtcatcctGCTCATGACCCGCACCAAGGGCGTGAGCATCCACTCGCTGTTCTCCGCCCAAGCCGTTCTGGGCGCTGGTGCGGGCCTGATGCACGTCGCTACGCAACTGGCCGTGCAGGCCTCGTGCGGCGATAAACACGCCCACGTCGGCGTCGCCACCGCTGCGTTTCTGACGCTCGTGGAAGTCGGCGCCGCCGTGGGAGCTGCTTTCAGCGGCGTCATCTGGGGCCGACTGATCCCGCGCAAACTCGTCGCTTACCTCCCTGACGCGCTGAAAGGGGAGGCCAAAAAGATCTATGCTagcgtggtggtggcaagGAGTTATCCCTGGGGAAGCGTAGAACGGGAAGCGATTGCCAGAGCGTATCAGGAGACGGTCACGGTGCTTCTAAAGTTTGCGCTGGTGTGGTGCGtgccgctgctggtggtggcgtTGTTTGTTGGCGATTATAGGCTTGGTGAAGGAGGGAAGTGGGAGGTGTGGAATGGGAGGgggctggtggtggggacgggggaggaggagattgatgagcgggcgaggaggatggaggagCGGGTGGAGTGGTGGAGGTTTTGGGTTTGGatggggaaggggagggggtattATAAGAGAATGAGACCTGGGAGGAGGTTGTAA